The DNA segment CCGTCGGTCACTGCTCCTCCTCGCTGGCACTCGTCGGACCGGTGCACCCGGGTGCGGTGCTCCCGGGTGCGCTCGCGGGCTCGCTCACGTGGGTCCTTCCTGAACTGCTCGGTCGATGGCGGTGCGGTCCGCCGGCGGCGCGTCCCGGCGCAGCCAGAGGAAGAACTCCACGTTGCCGGCGGGGCCGGGCAGCGGGCTGGCCACCACCCCGGCGGTGCCCCAGCCGAGGTCGGCGGCGGCCTGGGCGACGGTGGCGACGGCGTCGGCCCGGTGGGTGAGGTCGCGGACGACGCCCCCGGCGCCCAGCCGGTCGCGGCCGACCTCGAACTGCGGCTTGACCATCGGCAGCAGGTCGGCGCCGGGTGCGGCGCAGGCGGTGAGCGCCGGCAGCACCAGCCGCAGGGAGATGAAGGACAGGTCGGCGACGACCAGCTCGACCGGGCCGTCGATGGCCTCGGGGGTCAGCTCGCGCACGTTGGTCCGCTCGTGCACCACGACCCGCTCGTCGGTGCGCAGCGACCAGGCCAGCTCGCCGTACCCCACGTCGACGGCGACCACCTGGCGGGCGCCCCGGCTGAGCAGGACCTCGGTGAACCCGCCGGTGGACGCGCCGGCGTCGAGGGCCCGGCGGCCCGCCACCTCGACCGGGAAGGCGGTCAGCGCGCCGAGCAGCTTGTGCGCGCCGCGGGAGACCCAGCTGGGCTCGTCGGGGTCGGTGCGGACGACGACCGGGGTGCCGGCCTCGACCCCGGTGGCCGGCTTGCTGGCCGCCTGGCCGCTGATGGTGACCCGCCCCTCGGCGATGAGGCTGACCGCGTGCTCGCGCGAGCGGGCCAGTCCGCGGCGCACGAGCTCGGCGTCGAGCCGGCTGCGTCGGGCCATCAGAGCTGGTCGACGGTGGACAGTTCGCGCTGCAGCCGGTCGTGCTCGGCCTCGAAGACCGCGACGTGCTCGGCCACCGGCCGCTCGGCGAGCCCGGCGAAGCGCTCCGCCGGGGGCTGCGGCACGGTCCCGGTCGCGTCCGCCGGGGCGGGGCCGGCGGCCGGGTCGGCGGCCGGACGCGGCGGGCCGGGGACGGGGCGCGGCGGGCCGGGGACGGGGCGCGGCGGGCCGGGACCGGTCGCGGCTGGTCGGGTGCGGTCACGGTCTCCTCCTCCACGGCCTCGGGTCACGGGCTCGTCCCCGCGTCCCTCTCGGAGGTTACCGGCCGGTGCCGACGGACGACGGTGCGCTGGCAGGAGCGGTGGACGCAGCGACCGCCGGTGCCGGTCCGGCGCTGCGGGCTGTCCGAGGGCGGCGGTAGCGTCCCGCTGCGGACCGCACGGCCGGGACGAGCCCGGCCCCCTGGCTGATGGAGGCGACCCGCCCGTGGCGACGCTCGAGCAGTGCATGACCGCCTTGGACGGTTTCGTCGGCAAACTGGCCTCCGCCGACGGGGCCCGCGACCTCGACCGCAGCGTCTCGTGCCGGCTGACCGACCTCGGCCAGGTCGTCGCCGGGCGGCTGGCCCGCGGCGCGGTGCACGACATGACCGCCCAGCCCGACGGGCCGGCGGTGCCCAAGGCCGACATCCGGCTGACCATGAGCAGCGACGACCTGCTGGCGCTGACGTCGGGGCAGCTGTCCTTCACCCCGGCCTGGGCGAGCGGCCGGGTGAAGCTGGAGGCCGGTCTGCGCGACATGCTGCGGCTCCGCTCGCTGCTCTGACCCCGCCGCGGCTCAGCCGACGGGGAGGTCCCACCCGGCCAGCACGGTGGCCGCCTGGTCGTCGCCGGCCCGGACGACCGGCGGGCTGCCGCCGTCGGGGTGCCGCGCCCACTGCGCGAGGGCCAGGGCGCGCAGGCCGTCGAGGCCGTCACCGCCCTCCCGCTCCGGGCCGGTCGAGCGGAGCACCAGGGCCTCCCCCGTCGCGTCGGCCTGCCAGCCGCCGCACCGCCAGGCGCCCTCTACCGCGGTGACGGCGGGGTGCGCAGTGAGCACCCCGGCGACGTCGGGGGCGAGCAGGTCCGGTCGGTGCTCGGGGACGGCGGCCAGCAGGTCGGCCGGCCGGGCCACCCCGGTGAGCACGAGCAGGCTGGCCGCCCCGGCGCGGCGGGCGCCCTCGATGTCGGTGTCGAGCCGGTCGCCGACGACGAGCGGGCGGCGGGCCCCGGTCCGGCGGACGCACTCGGCGTGCATCGCCGGGTCCGGCTTGCCGGTGACCAGGGGCTGCTGGCCGGTGACGGCGCTGACCACGCCGACCAGGGCTCCGTTGCCGGGGAGCACGCCGCGCGGCGAGGGGATGGTCGCGTCGGTGTTGGTGGCGACGTGGCGCGCCCCGTTGCGGACGGCCACGACCGCCTCGGCCAGCTGCGCCCAGCCCACGCCCGGCCCGTAGCCCTGCACGACCGCGACCGGGGACTCCTCG comes from the Modestobacter italicus genome and includes:
- a CDS encoding TlyA family RNA methyltransferase produces the protein MARRSRLDAELVRRGLARSREHAVSLIAEGRVTISGQAASKPATGVEAGTPVVVRTDPDEPSWVSRGAHKLLGALTAFPVEVAGRRALDAGASTGGFTEVLLSRGARQVVAVDVGYGELAWSLRTDERVVVHERTNVRELTPEAIDGPVELVVADLSFISLRLVLPALTACAAPGADLLPMVKPQFEVGRDRLGAGGVVRDLTHRADAVATVAQAAADLGWGTAGVVASPLPGPAGNVEFFLWLRRDAPPADRTAIDRAVQEGPT
- a CDS encoding alkyl sulfatase C-terminal domain-containing protein, producing the protein MTALDGFVGKLASADGARDLDRSVSCRLTDLGQVVAGRLARGAVHDMTAQPDGPAVPKADIRLTMSSDDLLALTSGQLSFTPAWASGRVKLEAGLRDMLRLRSLL
- a CDS encoding HAD-IIA family hydrolase, coding for MSPAPLPLAAGAAEPPAETYDVALLDLDGVVYVGPDAVPGVPAALASAVAAGMRLGYVTNNAARTPEQVAEHLTALGVPAGSADVITSSQAAASVVAERFGAGAAVLPVGGPGVAAALTAAGLTVVDRAEESPVAVVQGYGPGVGWAQLAEAVVAVRNGARHVATNTDATIPSPRGVLPGNGALVGVVSAVTGQQPLVTGKPDPAMHAECVRRTGARRPLVVGDRLDTDIEGARRAGAASLLVLTGVARPADLLAAVPEHRPDLLAPDVAGVLTAHPAVTAVEGAWRCGGWQADATGEALVLRSTGPEREGGDGLDGLRALALAQWARHPDGGSPPVVRAGDDQAATVLAGWDLPVG